One part of the Mycobacterium marinum genome encodes these proteins:
- a CDS encoding alpha/beta hydrolase, giving the protein MMTTLDGFPVQVAVAGPATGVVVAILGADQRAVTAYDAVCERLHTASLRTVVVGADPRLTSKSVVGILDALGIKWAVVAGDREGAELAWELAATRLGRFAGLVAIDRGHPAIADSEGIVRDDLCPPVEIATTVLVTSAAVREAARNSQQLVYAEYRVVELLGRRNAQESTAQLATEIVLRTSGW; this is encoded by the coding sequence ATGATGACCACGCTCGACGGATTCCCGGTCCAAGTGGCAGTGGCCGGTCCCGCAACTGGCGTCGTCGTCGCCATTCTTGGTGCCGATCAACGCGCTGTCACCGCGTATGACGCGGTGTGCGAGCGGCTGCATACCGCCTCACTTCGAACGGTGGTGGTGGGCGCCGACCCGCGGCTGACGTCAAAATCCGTGGTTGGCATCCTCGATGCCCTGGGTATCAAGTGGGCGGTGGTGGCCGGCGATCGGGAGGGCGCCGAACTCGCCTGGGAACTGGCGGCGACGAGGTTGGGCAGGTTCGCCGGCTTGGTCGCAATTGACCGTGGCCATCCGGCGATCGCCGATTCCGAGGGTATCGTTCGCGATGACCTGTGTCCGCCCGTCGAGATCGCCACCACCGTGCTGGTGACTTCGGCGGCCGTGCGGGAAGCGGCCCGTAACAGCCAGCAGTTGGTCTACGCCGAGTATCGGGTCGTTGAGCTGCTGGGCCGACGCAATGCGCAGGAGTCGACGGCCCAGCTGGCCACCGAGATCGTGCTGCGCACCAGCGGTTGGTAG
- the map gene encoding type I methionyl aminopeptidase — MPARTALSPGVLSPMRSVPKWIARPEYVGKPTAREGTEPWVQTPEVIEKMRVAGRIAAGALVEAGKAVAPGVTTDELDRIAHEYMVDNGAYPSTLEYKGFPKSCCTSLNEVICHGIPDSTVIADGDIVNIDVTAYFDGVHGDTNATFLAGDVSEEHRLLVERTREATMRAINAVKPGRALSVIGRVIEAYANRFGYNVVRDFTGHGIGTTFHNGLVVLHYDQPAVETIMQTGMTFTIEPMINLGTLDYEIWDDDWTVVTKDRKWTAQFEHTLLVTDTGAEILTLP, encoded by the coding sequence GAGTATGTCGGCAAGCCGACGGCCCGCGAAGGGACCGAGCCATGGGTGCAGACCCCTGAGGTCATCGAGAAGATGCGCGTGGCCGGGCGAATCGCGGCCGGCGCACTGGTGGAGGCGGGCAAAGCGGTGGCACCCGGGGTCACGACCGACGAGCTGGACCGGATCGCGCACGAGTACATGGTCGACAACGGTGCCTATCCGTCGACGCTGGAATACAAGGGCTTCCCCAAGTCGTGCTGTACCTCGCTCAACGAGGTGATCTGCCACGGAATCCCCGACTCGACGGTGATCGCCGACGGTGACATCGTCAACATCGATGTCACCGCTTACTTCGACGGGGTGCATGGCGACACCAACGCGACCTTCCTGGCCGGTGACGTCTCCGAGGAGCACCGGCTGCTGGTGGAGCGCACCCGGGAAGCGACGATGCGGGCGATCAACGCCGTCAAACCCGGACGGGCGTTGTCGGTCATCGGGCGAGTGATCGAGGCGTATGCAAATCGCTTTGGCTACAACGTGGTTCGCGACTTCACCGGCCACGGCATCGGTACCACCTTCCACAACGGGCTGGTTGTGTTGCATTACGACCAGCCTGCGGTGGAGACGATCATGCAGACCGGGATGACATTCACCATCGAGCCGATGATCAACCTGGGCACGTTGGACTACGAGATCTGGGATGACGACTGGACGGTGGTCACCAAGGACCGCAAGTGGACCGCGCAGTTCGAACACACGCTGCTGGTCACCGATACCGGTGCCGAGATTCTCACGTTGCCATGA
- a CDS encoding PPE family protein, whose protein sequence is MDYAALPPEINSARMYSGPGSTSMQTAATAWDALATELYSAASCYSSITAGLAGKWQGPAATAMAQAAAPYATWLSTTAAQAQLASAQARAAVSAHAGAFAATVPPPVIAANRAHLAALIATNLLGQNSPAIATTEANYEQMWAQDAAAMYGYAGACASATRLTPFTSPPPITDPVGLARQGVAATQSTGASAAAPSLEAVLAASQVITTLPVALAGLATAPIMTSLNSAFTSLSTSLSKLSSLTVPLNFAMYALNFLDKGIGFTKAATGSLTAAATGAVKAVESGAQSLGSVSLGITGSGAALSAAMGRGMTVGALSVPHSWITAPATSAVAANLPSSLSSVGSVDSGTAGMPFMPLTGMNGRSANGPAASRFELRSTVVPRSPAAG, encoded by the coding sequence ATGGACTACGCAGCTTTACCACCCGAAATCAACTCCGCTCGCATGTATTCCGGGCCAGGATCGACATCCATGCAGACCGCGGCAACAGCCTGGGACGCGTTGGCCACCGAGCTCTATTCGGCGGCCAGTTGCTATAGCTCCATCACCGCGGGACTGGCCGGCAAGTGGCAGGGACCGGCCGCTACCGCGATGGCCCAAGCCGCCGCGCCCTACGCGACGTGGCTCAGCACCACCGCGGCCCAGGCACAGCTAGCCTCGGCGCAGGCAAGAGCGGCCGTCAGTGCCCACGCCGGCGCGTTCGCGGCGACAGTGCCACCACCGGTGATCGCCGCCAACCGTGCCCATCTCGCAGCGTTGATCGCGACCAACCTACTAGGTCAGAACAGCCCGGCGATCGCGACAACCGAGGCCAACTACGAACAGATGTGGGCTCAGGATGCGGCAGCAATGTATGGCTACGCGGGTGCTTGCGCGAGCGCCACACGGCTGACGCCATTTACTTCACCGCCGCCGATCACCGACCCGGTCGGGTTGGCCAGACAAGGTGTTGCCGCCACGCAATCGACCGGCGCATCGGCGGCTGCGCCAAGCCTCGAGGCCGTACTGGCGGCATCTCAGGTGATCACAACGCTGCCCGTGGCCCTGGCGGGGCTCGCCACCGCACCCATCATGACATCCCTGAATAGCGCCTTCACGTCGTTGTCAACGTCGCTGTCGAAGCTGAGCTCACTGACCGTGCCGCTGAACTTCGCCATGTACGCGCTGAACTTCCTCGATAAGGGGATCGGATTTACCAAAGCCGCAACCGGTTCGCTCACTGCCGCGGCCACAGGTGCGGTCAAGGCGGTCGAATCCGGGGCGCAATCGCTGGGATCGGTCTCGCTGGGAATCACGGGTAGCGGTGCGGCACTGAGCGCCGCAATGGGACGCGGCATGACGGTAGGGGCGTTGTCGGTTCCGCATTCTTGGATCACGGCGCCAGCCACAAGTGCCGTCGCCGCGAACCTACCGAGCAGTTTGTCCTCGGTTGGCTCCGTAGACAGCGGCACCGCAGGTATGCCGTTCATGCCGTTGACCGGCATGAACGGGCGCAGCGCTAACGGCCCTGCCGCCTCCCGGTTCGAGCTGCGCTCAACGGTGGTACCCCGTTCCCCGGCCGCCGGATGA
- a CDS encoding PPE family protein, which translates to MDFGKLPPEVNSGRARPGSLQATAVALRGLAAGMRQIGAECSSIAAGLTSGWRGPAAVPVMRVIAPHWALLTALARHASQTAVQAETAAKAYEQAAAKMTSAQLIAPNRMMRKWLSANNFLGQASPVIAELEAEYERVWVHCADAVHDFAGALAISPRSTALTSQLVAIGFTRLAHRGSPVACGTAAMDSLAIMTTGTQVVSSIPRALKALSAPYASLGAAISPAALSLSRLSSVVLRSNLAARTLHVLETATASGLARTTVADSGGSQLLVDVDHATSIGALSVPQAWITAIAASPVVSVLQRTGWICEPIGDAVGSEPPG; encoded by the coding sequence ATGGACTTCGGGAAGTTGCCACCGGAGGTCAACTCCGGTCGAGCCCGTCCGGGCTCCCTGCAGGCCACCGCGGTGGCGTTGCGCGGGTTGGCCGCCGGGATGCGCCAGATTGGGGCGGAATGTAGTTCGATCGCCGCCGGGCTCACCAGCGGGTGGCGCGGGCCGGCGGCGGTGCCGGTGATGCGGGTCATTGCGCCGCACTGGGCATTGCTCACCGCCCTGGCCCGCCATGCCAGTCAGACCGCGGTTCAGGCCGAAACCGCCGCGAAAGCCTACGAACAGGCAGCAGCAAAGATGACATCGGCTCAGCTGATCGCGCCCAACCGCATGATGAGAAAGTGGTTGTCGGCGAACAACTTTCTGGGCCAGGCCAGCCCGGTGATCGCCGAGCTCGAAGCCGAGTACGAACGGGTGTGGGTGCACTGCGCCGACGCCGTGCACGACTTCGCCGGTGCCCTGGCTATCTCGCCGAGGTCGACGGCGTTGACCTCCCAACTCGTCGCCATCGGGTTCACGAGACTGGCCCACCGTGGGTCGCCCGTTGCCTGCGGGACAGCCGCCATGGACAGCCTCGCGATCATGACTACCGGCACTCAGGTGGTTTCATCAATTCCGCGAGCGCTCAAGGCCCTGTCTGCGCCCTATGCGTCATTGGGTGCCGCGATCTCCCCTGCGGCTTTGTCGCTGTCAAGACTGAGTTCGGTTGTCCTACGGTCAAATCTCGCGGCCCGCACGCTACATGTCCTGGAAACGGCTACCGCCTCGGGCCTAGCACGAACCACCGTCGCGGACAGTGGCGGTAGCCAGCTTTTGGTCGACGTTGATCACGCGACATCGATCGGAGCGTTGTCGGTGCCGCAGGCGTGGATAACAGCGATTGCGGCCAGCCCCGTCGTCTCGGTGCTACAACGCACCGGATGGATCTGCGAACCAATCGGTGACGCCGTCGGCAGTGAGCCGCCGGGGTAG
- a CDS encoding gamma-glutamyl-gamma-aminobutyrate hydrolase family protein yields the protein MMGRGRVVLNAAGPGPIVGMTTYLDQAKTGVWDVSASFLPASYFDGVTMAGGIAVLLPPQRADADAANRVLDSLDALVITGGKDVDPAAYGQQAHPATDEPAPIRDSWEFALLRGALHRGLPVLGICRGAQVLNVAFGGTLHQHLPDVLGHNGHRAGNAVFSSLPVRTVPGTRLATLIGESAQVRCYHHQAVAEVGEGLVVSAWDVDGVVEALELPGENFVLAVQWHPEESLEDLRLFSAVVDAARSRSSG from the coding sequence ATGATGGGGAGAGGACGGGTGGTCTTGAACGCCGCTGGACCGGGACCGATCGTGGGGATGACCACATATCTGGACCAAGCCAAGACTGGTGTCTGGGATGTCAGCGCAAGTTTTCTGCCCGCCAGCTATTTCGACGGTGTCACCATGGCTGGTGGCATCGCCGTGCTGCTGCCTCCGCAGCGGGCCGATGCCGATGCTGCCAACAGAGTGCTCGACAGCCTCGATGCCCTGGTCATCACCGGAGGTAAGGATGTCGACCCCGCTGCCTACGGCCAACAGGCGCATCCGGCCACCGACGAGCCGGCACCGATCCGGGACAGCTGGGAGTTCGCGCTACTGCGCGGTGCACTGCACCGGGGGCTACCGGTGCTCGGTATCTGCCGCGGCGCTCAAGTTCTCAACGTCGCATTCGGTGGGACGCTGCACCAGCACCTGCCCGATGTGCTCGGGCACAACGGACACCGGGCAGGCAACGCGGTGTTTTCCTCGCTGCCGGTGCGTACCGTGCCCGGGACCCGGTTGGCGACCTTGATCGGGGAGTCCGCGCAGGTGCGTTGCTACCACCACCAGGCCGTCGCCGAGGTGGGCGAAGGCCTGGTGGTCAGCGCCTGGGATGTTGACGGCGTGGTCGAGGCGCTGGAGCTGCCGGGGGAGAACTTCGTGCTGGCCGTGCAGTGGCATCCCGAGGAGTCATTGGAGGATCTGCGTCTGTTCTCGGCTGTGGTGGATGCCGCCCGGTCGCGCAGCAGCGGGTGA